A single Heterodontus francisci isolate sHetFra1 chromosome 11, sHetFra1.hap1, whole genome shotgun sequence DNA region contains:
- the zbtb38 gene encoding zinc finger and BTB domain-containing protein 38: protein MIVMSSNTDIMDISHSQTILCCLNEQRSKGIFCDVTIVVEDAKFKAHKNVLAASSVYFKNLFSSQELWLVGHVLELPDLKADVFAEILHFIYSAKVAVKGSESVKDLVNAGKRLGISFLENLMPIPQQHVGSVDALYSCSPNSSRSVSPASSLSLPTSLQNLKAEVCHSASDKGSEDFHFVNGPRITNAFSIFDMQAGTDMYFPVDLTTNINKKATESDKLSMVCIAQVANGVQQIPAHTFAEHSYAVSSSRKDQQNADPPYSLQVQEPMEENEKPLCNMNSNIASSGAIQDMHLEDQICKASQPPYTANSTGFKVLRFNLNALQTANDSSPVNYVPVTGPLNGPTVNTEETVGGITDAEKGSPPMENLNKSVPNALWSDTVPAVTRQTAYNCKYCPRSFSTRVSLNVHSQIHTTLLEKPLSCRHCGKPFVHLKRLQTHEHLCRGPGTVVSNRESSGEQVENLSSDTEVASGEEDPNSISCALELENSNKCSVNLIRSRRGSSSPEPEHFVKVVEGHILYFCSVCKRSYVTLSSLKRHANVHSWRRTYPCHYCNKVFALAEYRTKHEIWHTGERRYQCIFCLETFMTYYTLKTHQKSFHGIDPGLPTNKKAASGGYRAKMYPFKLYRLLPMKLQKRPYKTYTRSCPENRNNNQVIGVPSTDENMNSLDISNFSISNLSPTSESLQDKLLSSETIPSEQSSHCASASFTGQDEPAEEAARETCLSAECIDSSLSNGCHFNDPLLSCTSTENETSDADNGQQVLATNVTNTGLSVINYGHTAPSVIMHSNRVSSVIKHGNAFSSVITYSSGVLSGNDACRPLPQTNMNSDSLDTNPRKNIVKDCVKLQNKGASKKATETAKGSGQVTGQGATQKNRSSTFSGGSRTETYIAKPAFPGTSTDSQVAPLCQITVKIGDKAVVQRQVTGSKLFRKKGRKPKCMIQNEEKMARDIKTEESEEQITKSPSHTYPAGSVADPAGGIETCDEMSDHDSNDKLWRPYYTYKPKKRSKGFHKLKKSRWKKKGGHKIMSHSVPVSPSREEQDFDIAEGIAINKVSHNGSQEFNCTLSNKIKSTEEMEKHLKWHSTTKPYSCTICTKLFPNSSTLKMHIRCHTGEQPFSCKTCGRRFSVQGNLHKHERIHLGVKEFVCFYCNKAFTLSETLKKHERIHTGEKRYRCHFCPQRFLYLTTKKNHEQRHLERKRAQQEGKEHACFQCFKVCKTAAGLGMHRKKHLIKRSVCEDAEGSLNYHTNDPHTNAMTCPMVTESKLKNRAETENKPKLPSTSADVDHIHCSVNTELSPDCSQAELPTLLQKTNCAKYQWSRANDVGPDLFQRTLPQNNENIWQIHQQNLDINLPLCTNVSYQCESNHRDDGGLAFYQHSSKMFYCNQGEGMVYKAM, encoded by the coding sequence ATGATTGTCATGTCTTCAAATACAGATATTATGGACATCTCCCACAGCCAGACTATCCTTTGTTGCTTGAATGAACAGCGCTCCAAAGGTATCTTCTGTGATGTTACCATTGTTGTGGAAGATGCCAAGTTTAAAGCACACAAAAATGTCTTGGCAGCATCCAGCGTTTACTTTAAGAACCTCTTTTCAAGCCAGGAGTTGTGGTTGGTAGGCCATGTCCTGGAACTGCCTGACCTCAAAGCAGATGTGTTTGCAGAAATACTGCATTTCATCTACAGTGCAAAGGTAGCTGTCAAAGGGTCTGAGAGTGTAAAAGACCTTGTCAATGCTGGGAAAAGATTAGGGATATCATTTTTGGAAAATCTGATGCCCATCCCTCAGCAACATGTTGGATCTGTCGATGCTCTATACAGCTGTTCACCTAATTCTTCTCGGTCAGTTTCTCCTGCTTCTTCTCTCTCCTTACCAACAAGCCTTCAGAATCTCAAAGCAGAGGTCTGCCATTCTGCGAGTGACAAAGGCAGTGAAGATTTCCATTTTGTAAATGGACCCCGAATCACAAATGCATTTTCAATTTTCGACATGCAGGCTGGCACTGACATGTATTTTCCAGTTGACTTAACAACTAATATCAACAAAAAAGCAACAGAATCTGATAAGCTGTCTATGGTATGCATTGCCCAGGTTGCAAATGGTGTACAGCAGATACctgctcatacttttgctgaacattcctatgctgtatcttcttccagaAAAGATCAGCAAAATGCTGATCCTCCTTATAGTCTTCAAGTACAAGAACCTATGGAAGAAAATGAAAAGCCTTTGTGCAATATGAATAGCAATATTGCTAGTTCTGGAGCTATACAGGACATGCATTTGGAAGACCAAATTTGCAAAGCTTCCCAACCGCCGTACACTGCCAACTCAACTGGCTTTAAGGTTCTACGATTTAACTTGAATGCATTACAAACAGCAAATGATAGTAGCCCAGTAAATTACGTGCCAGTTACTGGCCCTTTAAATGGACCTACTGTGAATACTGAGGAAACTGTAGGTGGAATCACTGATGCAGAGAAAGGTTCTCCTCCTATGGAAAACTTGAACAAATCGGTGCCTAATGCTCTTTGGTCTGATACAGTGCCAGCAGTCACACGCCAAACTGCTTACAACTGTAAATATTGCCCACGGTCTTTTAGCACTCGAGTATCATTGAATGTCCATTCCCAAATCCACACGACTCTTTTGGAAAAGCCTTTATCTTGTAGGCATTGTGGTAAACCATTTGTTCATCTGAAGAGGCTGCAGACTCACGAGCATCTTTGCAGAGGACCAGGAACAGTTGTGTCTAATCGTGAATCAAGTGGTGAGCAAGTGGAGAATTTATCCAGTGACACTGAAGTTGCCAGTGGCGAAGAAGATCCAAATTCGATTTCGTGTGCTTTGGAACTGGAGAATTCCAACAAGTGCTCAGTAAATTTGATACGGTCAAGGAGAGGGAGCAGCTCACCAGAACCAGAACACTTTGTAAAAGTTGTTGAGGGACACATTTTGTATTTTTGCAGTGTTTGCAAGCGTTCCTATGTAACACTGTCCAGCTTAAAGAGACACGCCAATGTTCATTCTTGGCGGAGAACCTATCCCTGCCATTACTGCAATAAGGTATTTGCATTAGCTGAATATCGTACTAAACACGAAATATGGCACACTGGAGAGAGACGGTATCAGTGCATTTTTTGTTTGGAGACCTTTATGACCTACTATACTTTGAAAACCCATCAGAAATCTTTTCATGGCATTGATCCAGGTCTTCCCACAAACAAGAAAGCAGCAAGTGGTGGATACAGGGCCAAGATGTATCCATTCAAACTCTATAGGCTTCTACCTATGAAGCTACAGAAAAGACCATACAAAACTTACACTCGGTCTTGTCCAGAAAACCGCAACAATAATCAAGTTATTGGAGTTCCTTCAACAGATGAAAACATGAATTCTCTTGATATCAGTAACTTTTCCATCAGTAATCTATCGCCTACTTCAGAGAGTTTGCAGGACAAGTTGCTTTCTTCAGAAACTATTCCTTCAGAGCAGTCTTCCCATTGTGCATCGGCATCCTTCACAGGTCAGGATGAACCAGCTGAAGAAGCTGCAAGGGAAACATGCCTCTCGGCTGAATGTATAGACAGCAGTCTTTCCAATGGCTGCCATTTCAATGATCCCTTGCTTTCTTGCACTTCAACAGAAAATGAAACCTCTGATGCTGATAACGGGCAACAAGTCCTGGCCACTAATGTGACCAATACAGGTCTTTCTGTTATTAACTATGGGCACACAGCTCCCTCTGTTATAATGCACAGTAATAGGGTTTCATCTGTTATAAAGCATGGGAATGCATTTTCTTCTGTCATTACATACAGTAGTGGAGTACTGTCTGGTAATGATGCTTGTCGGCCACTTCCACAGACCAATATGAACAGTGATTCTTTGGATACAAATCCAAGGAAAAATATTGTTAAAGATTGTGTGAAATTGCAGAATAAAGGTGCTTCTAAGAAGGCAACAGAAACAGCAAAGGGAAGTGGACAAGTCACAGGACAGGGGGCTACACAAAAGAATCGTTCTAGTACTTTTTCTGGAGGAAGCCGAACAGAAACCTATATTGCAAAGCCTGCCTTCCCTGGAACTTCCACAGACAGTCAGGTAGCTCCTCTTTGCCAAATCACAGTGAAAATTGGGGATAAAGCAGTTGtacaaagacaggttactggttccAAACTGTTCCGTAAAAAAGGTAGAAAACCTAAATGCATGATTCAAAATGAAGAAAAGATGGCCCGGGATATTAAAACGGAAGAAAGTGAAGAACAAATTACCAAGTCACCTAGTCACACATATCCTGCAGGAAGTGTTGCAGATCCTGCTGGAGGCATTGAAACGTGCGATGAAATGAGTGATCATGATTCAAATGACAAACTTTGGCGACCTTACTATACATATAAACCAAAAAAGAGATCCAAAGGGTTTCATAAATTGAAGAAATCTAGATGGAAGAAAAAAGGTGGACACAAGATAATGAGCCATTCAGTTCCAGTTTCTCCTTCCAGAGAAGAACAGGATTTTGACATCGCAGAAGGAATTGCTATAAATAAAGTAAGTCATAATGGATCTCAAGAGTTTAACTGTACACTTAGTAACAAAATAAAATCTACTGAAGAAATGGAAAAGCATCTGAAATGGCATTCAACTACAAAGCCTTATTCATGTACTATCTGCACAAAATTATTTCCAAATTCTTCTACATTGAAGATGCACATAAGATGTCATACTGGTGAGCAACCTTTCTCCTGCAAAACCTGCGGTCGACGGTTTTCAGTCCAAGGAAACCTCCACAAACATGAACGCATTCATTTGGGTGTTAAAGAGTTTGTTTGCTTCTACTGCAACAAGGCCTTCACTTTGAGTGAAACTCTCAAAAAGCACGAAAGGATCCACACTGGGGAGAAGCGGTACCGCTGTCACTTCTGCCCTCAGCGTTTTCTTTACCTGACAACTAAGAAGAATCATGAGCAGAGACACTTGGAAAGAAAACGTGCTCAACAGGAAGGAAAGGAACATGCTTGTTTCCAGTGTTTTAAGGTTTGCAAAACAGCCGCTGGACTCGGTATGCACCGAAAAAAGCACTTAATAAAGCGTTCTGTCTGTGAGGATGCAGAAGGATCGTTGAACTACCATACAAATGATCCCCATACAAATGCGATGACTTGTCCAATGGTAACAGAATCCAAGCTTAAAAATAGAGCAGAGACAGAGAATAAACCAAAATTGCCATCTACTTCAGCTGATGTTGACCACATTCACTGTTCAGTCAACACAGAGCTCAGCCCTGATTGCAGCCAAGCTGAGCTACCAACCTTGCTACAGAAGACTAACTGTGCAAAATACCAGTGGTCACGTGCTAATGATGTGGGTCCAGATCTTTTCCAGAGAACACTACCACAGAACAATGAAAACATTTGGCAGATTCACCAGCAAAATCTAGACATTAATCTGCCTCTTTGCACAAATGTTTCTTACCAGTGTGAGAGTAACCACAGAGATGATGGCGGACTTGCTTTCTATCAACATTCTTCTAAAATGTTTTATTGTAATCAGGGAGAGGGGATGGTATACAAAGCCATGTGA